A DNA window from Anastrepha obliqua isolate idAnaObli1 chromosome 5, idAnaObli1_1.0, whole genome shotgun sequence contains the following coding sequences:
- the LOC129249492 gene encoding uncharacterized protein LOC129249492 — protein sequence MNGHDSTAENIPLEEVIQMGIEVEDESMISEAPSPLRTPLAENFTLRSGNSHISDRRTPWANLKRKRMEEDGDARKKFLEIAEKQADALKMLAQSSVETVEVAKQQADALKILAESSSASAQANKMMAEAIAVLGNGLSATAEAFNNLTPIISQILKGHTRAF from the exons ATGAATGGGCACGATTCAACAGCTGAAAATATTCCACTAGAGGAG GTAATCCAAATGGGTATCGAAGTGGAAGATGAAAGCATGATTTCGGAAGCCCCGTCGCCTTTACGGACGCCACTTGCAGAAAATTTCACGCTGAGGTCAGGTAATTCGCACATCTCAGACAGGAGAACACCATGGGCGAACTTGAAAAGAAAGCGCATGGAAGAAGACGGTGATGCTCggaagaaatttttggaaatagcaGAAAAACAGGCAGATGCACTAAAG atgCTAGCCCAGTCGAGTGTAGAAACCGTAGAAGTCGCGAAACAACAAGCAGATGCTTTAaag atcTTAGCCGAAAGCAGCTCTGCAAGTGCCCAGGCGAATAAAATGATGGCGGAGGCAATAGCCGTATTGGGGAATGGTTTAAGCGCTACCGCGGAAGCATTCAACAATCTAACGCCAATCATAAGCCAaatactcaaaggacatactcgcgctttttaa